TTGTCGGCCGCCGATGGCGGCAAGCACCTGCGCGAACTGGTGCCTGCGGTGCGCAAGCTCTGGCAAGGCGACTATGCGCACGACGGGCAGATCTGGCAGTTCCCGACCGCGACGAGTGTGCCCAAGCCGGTGCAGCAGCCGACGCCGCCGATGTGGATCGCCGCGCGCGATCCCGACTCGCACGATTTCGCAGTTGCTCAGGGCTGCAACGTGATGGTGACGCCGTTGATGAAGGGCGATGAGGAGGTCGTCGATCTCAAACGCAAGTTCGACACCGCGGTCGCGAATCATCCCGAGGTGCCTCGACCGAAGTTGATGGTGTTGCGCCACACGCATGTTCACGCGCCGGAGGATCCCGACGGGTGGCGTCCGGCCGCTGCGGCGATCTCGAAGTTCTACCGCACGTTCGATGCGTGGTTCGGCAACAAGACCACCCCGGTCAACGGGTTCCTGGAACCCAGCCCGGAGTCGAAGTTCGCCGAACGTCCCGAGTTCGAGCTCGATTCGCTGCACCGGACGGCGATGATCGGCACCCCCGAGGAGGTCATCGAACGGCTGCGGTTCTACGCCGAACTGGGTGTGGATGAGTTCAGCTTCTGGTGCGACAACAGCTTGCCGCACGACGAGAAGCGCAAGTCGCTGGAGCTTTTCCTCAAAGAGGTTGTTCCGGCGTTCCAATGAGTTTCGACGAGGAGTGATCGTGAACGAGGTAGCCGACGCGGTCCGGATCACCGCAGCCGACCTGGCGGACGCTCAGCGCCGCAGTGCACGGCAACGGGCCGCAAGCCCGACGACCCCGGTGCTGCTCGACATCGAAGTGCTGATCGACCGCGACACCCGGTCGGCGTTCGACGCGCTGGCGGAGGTGCCGTCCGGCTCAGGCCTGCGCTACGTCGGCACGCCACGTGGGCTGGCGGGACTCATCGCCGACGTCCAACGCCTCGGCATCGCCGACGGCGTGGTCCTCAAGCCCCTCACCGAAAGCCCCGTGGCCGATCTGATGCTCGAAGAACTCGTCCCCGGTCTCGCCGCCCGGTGAGAGCGCTTCTGGCCGCCTACACTCGGCAAGCCAATTGAGATCTCACCGGTCCACGCGGCCGATCAAACGAGGAGGATGTCGTGGCGAAGATGATCGTTGTCTGCCAGGGTGACGAAAACACGCGGTTCGATCGGGACTACTACGCGACGACGCACCTGGCGTTGGCGATGGAATGTTGGGGTCCGTACGGCCTCGAGGCGGCGGATGCGTTCTATCCGGTCGGAGACGGCGACGGCTGGATGTCGATCGGGGTATACCGTTTCCGCGAACGGGCGGATATCGACGCCGCGCTCGCTTCACCCGAGACCGCGCGGGTGATGGCCGACGTCAAGAATTTCACCGATACGTCGAGCGTCGTCCGGAGCATCTTCGCCCCCAACGACCCCAAGTCCGGACCCGACGCCGACTACCTTCAGAAGCAGCAGCAGTGCCTTGAGCGCATGCCGCATGATGCGGCAAGTCGGCAAGAGATCTACACCAGCAAGCCCACCAGTCCTCCCGCCCCAGAGCCGGCGGTACCCGGATGGCCAGAAGCCCCAATCCAGTAGACCGCCATATGCCGAGCTGACACACATGACAGATGTGCGTGAAAACCACCGGGTCCTCCGCGAAACGCTACCCGACGAGTCACTCGACGGGTTCCGGCGTGACGGGTTGTTCGGCGACGAACTCTTGGACGCCGGATTCAACGTCTTCGGGCTGTTGTGCAGGCGCGAGGGCTTGAGCCGCCGAACCGCAGCCCGGTCCGCGAAATCCGGACGCGGACATCCAGCTGCTGGCGACGGGCAT
This region of Mycolicibacterium goodii genomic DNA includes:
- a CDS encoding LLM class flavin-dependent oxidoreductase; the encoded protein is MKFSLFVHMERWDSSVTHRQLFENLTELALMAEAGGISTVWIGEHHAMEYTISPSPMPLLAYLAARTTTIRLGAGTIIAPFWNPIRAAGECALLDVISNGRMEVGLARGAYQIEFDRMTPGLSAADGGKHLRELVPAVRKLWQGDYAHDGQIWQFPTATSVPKPVQQPTPPMWIAARDPDSHDFAVAQGCNVMVTPLMKGDEEVVDLKRKFDTAVANHPEVPRPKLMVLRHTHVHAPEDPDGWRPAAAAISKFYRTFDAWFGNKTTPVNGFLEPSPESKFAERPEFELDSLHRTAMIGTPEEVIERLRFYAELGVDEFSFWCDNSLPHDEKRKSLELFLKEVVPAFQ
- a CDS encoding EthD family reductase: MIVVCQGDENTRFDRDYYATTHLALAMECWGPYGLEAADAFYPVGDGDGWMSIGVYRFRERADIDAALASPETARVMADVKNFTDTSSVVRSIFAPNDPKSGPDADYLQKQQQCLERMPHDAASRQEIYTSKPTSPPAPEPAVPGWPEAPIQ